In Nocardia sputorum, a single genomic region encodes these proteins:
- a CDS encoding flavin-containing monooxygenase, producing the protein MTGRDRPSILVIGAGFGGIGMAIELRRNGFDDITILERAADLGGVWRENTYPGAACDVPSPLYSYSFEPKPDWPQRYSGRAAIHAYLRGVADRHGVLPAIRFGTSVTDAEFDDATGRWTVHTADGDSRIADVLISAVGQLSRPSLPAIPGIGTFAGPSFHSAEWDHDVDLRGKRVACVGTGASAVQYIPEIQPEVAHLTLFQRTPPWVIPKFDTDYSPIQHNLFARVPGALLAERFGWWSIAEFVSLGLVEVPAIARWVARIASRHLAEQVEDPQLRAKLTPDYPIGCKRALFSNDYYPALTQPNVRVETAAISEITPQGIRTADGATHEADVIIYGTGFKGTEFLWPMEIWGRGGRRLADAWADGAHAYYGITVPDFPNLFLVYGPNTNLGVGSIIYMIESQTRYIRQAVQWLADHPRHYVEVRAELEEDYNTALQRRLARTPWNFCSSWYRNAAGRITNNWPGSQTSYRRRTRRFDPRHYALTPVS; encoded by the coding sequence ATGACAGGGCGCGATCGGCCGTCGATCCTCGTCATCGGCGCGGGCTTCGGCGGTATCGGCATGGCGATCGAGCTGCGGCGCAACGGCTTCGACGACATCACCATCCTGGAGCGGGCCGCCGACCTCGGCGGGGTGTGGCGGGAGAACACCTACCCCGGCGCGGCCTGCGACGTCCCGTCCCCGCTGTACTCGTATTCGTTCGAACCCAAGCCGGACTGGCCGCAGCGGTACTCGGGCCGCGCCGCCATCCACGCCTACCTGCGCGGCGTCGCCGACCGCCACGGCGTGCTGCCGGCGATCCGTTTCGGCACCAGCGTCACGGACGCGGAATTCGACGACGCCACCGGCCGGTGGACCGTCCACACCGCCGACGGGGACAGCCGGATCGCGGACGTGCTGATCTCGGCGGTGGGGCAGCTGTCGCGTCCGTCCCTGCCCGCCATACCCGGAATCGGCACCTTCGCGGGCCCGTCGTTCCATTCCGCCGAGTGGGACCACGACGTCGACCTGCGCGGCAAACGCGTCGCCTGCGTCGGCACGGGGGCCAGCGCCGTCCAGTACATCCCGGAGATCCAGCCCGAGGTCGCACACCTCACCCTGTTCCAGCGCACACCGCCCTGGGTGATCCCCAAGTTCGACACGGACTACTCGCCGATCCAGCACAACCTGTTCGCGCGGGTGCCGGGCGCGCTGCTGGCCGAACGGTTCGGGTGGTGGTCGATCGCGGAATTCGTCTCGCTCGGTCTGGTCGAGGTCCCCGCCATCGCCCGCTGGGTGGCCCGCATCGCCTCCCGGCACCTGGCCGAGCAGGTCGAGGACCCGCAGCTGCGCGCGAAACTGACCCCGGATTATCCGATCGGGTGCAAGCGCGCGCTGTTCTCCAACGACTACTACCCCGCGCTCACCCAACCGAACGTGCGGGTGGAGACGGCCGCGATCAGCGAGATCACCCCGCAGGGGATACGCACCGCCGACGGCGCGACCCACGAGGCGGACGTGATCATCTACGGCACCGGTTTCAAGGGCACCGAGTTCCTGTGGCCGATGGAGATCTGGGGCCGCGGCGGCCGCAGGCTGGCCGACGCCTGGGCCGACGGCGCGCACGCGTATTACGGCATCACGGTGCCGGACTTCCCGAACCTTTTCCTCGTGTACGGACCGAACACCAATCTCGGCGTCGGCTCGATCATCTACATGATCGAGTCGCAGACCCGCTACATCCGTCAGGCCGTGCAGTGGCTGGCCGACCACCCACGCCACTATGTCGAGGTCCGCGCGGAGCTGGAGGAGGACTACAACACCGCGCTCCAGCGCCGCTTGGCCCGCACCCCGTGGAATTTCTGCTCGAGCTGGTACCGCAATGCCGCCGGTCGTATCACCAACAACTGGCCGGGCTCGCAGACCAGCTACCGTCGCCGCACCCGGCGCTTCGATCCGCGCCACTACGCCCTCACCCCCGTCTCGTGA
- a CDS encoding phosphodiesterase encodes MVDLPAAVVKSAFATGARIRHARVFHPAGLHLAGRLHAEPEFEPLFGGGDRAVIARVSKGIGLPDGLPDVLGLAFRVLDRDDQPWDFALATTGRGPLGRLVITPARGWASARYGCLMPYRISNSAPTWFFAEPDSVQPTSASLEAMQAHLDEDLVSFTLTAGRLGGPTWRVAELTLRLAESAEYRTDYFDPMLNHPAEVELFPKAIGKIRELAYTGSRSGRGEET; translated from the coding sequence ATGGTCGACCTACCAGCCGCAGTGGTGAAGAGCGCGTTCGCGACCGGTGCGCGGATCCGGCATGCGCGGGTTTTCCACCCGGCGGGCCTGCACCTGGCCGGTCGTCTGCATGCCGAGCCCGAGTTCGAGCCGCTGTTCGGCGGCGGTGATCGCGCGGTCATCGCGCGGGTGTCCAAAGGCATCGGACTGCCGGACGGGCTGCCCGACGTGCTCGGCTTGGCGTTCCGCGTGCTCGACCGGGACGATCAGCCTTGGGATTTCGCGCTGGCCACCACCGGCCGGGGACCGCTGGGCCGCTTGGTGATCACCCCGGCGCGCGGCTGGGCCAGCGCACGATACGGCTGCCTGATGCCCTACCGAATCAGCAATTCCGCGCCGACCTGGTTCTTCGCCGAGCCGGACAGCGTTCAGCCCACGTCCGCGTCGCTCGAGGCGATGCAAGCTCACCTGGACGAGGACTTGGTCAGTTTCACACTCACGGCGGGCCGTCTCGGCGGGCCCACCTGGCGGGTCGCCGAACTCACGCTGCGTCTCGCCGAAAGCGCCGAGTACCGTACCGATTACTTCGATCCGATGCTCAACCATCCGGCCGAGGTGGAATTGTTCCCCAAGGCCATCGGCAAGATCCGCGAGCTGGCCTACACCGGCAGCAGGAGCGGCCGGGGCGAAGAGACCTAA
- a CDS encoding AraC family transcriptional regulator: MERVQDPDIRDWNFPRGVASVALMVGYAAEHGVPAARMLHGTVLGEQQLRDPDAQIDAHTELAVIRNLVRELGDRPALGVEVGRRYRITTFGIFGFACVSSPTLGEAISFALRYLDLSFTFCIPVAEWGESEFVAVVHDESVPTDVRQFLVERDVTAMHRVMSDLLGTRLPLTRAEFRFPEPAYADRIAEVTLVPPDFGRPRNLFAIEPMLLEKPLPQANEHTWAMCLAQCRELVHRRRARTGIAAEVRERLVPRGGADGFAAPPGIDAVANDLNMSTRTLRRHLDAAGTSYRALLDEVRRALAEEMLTATPLSVSDVAIRLGYAEASTFIFAFKRWTGNTPAAYRRERAVRR; the protein is encoded by the coding sequence GTGGAACGGGTGCAGGATCCGGATATCCGCGATTGGAACTTTCCGCGCGGCGTGGCCAGCGTGGCGCTGATGGTCGGCTACGCGGCCGAACACGGCGTGCCCGCGGCGCGGATGCTGCACGGCACCGTGCTCGGCGAGCAGCAATTGCGCGATCCGGACGCGCAGATCGACGCGCACACCGAACTGGCGGTCATCCGCAACCTCGTCCGCGAACTCGGCGACCGGCCCGCGCTGGGCGTCGAGGTCGGCCGCCGCTACCGGATCACCACCTTCGGCATCTTCGGCTTCGCCTGCGTCAGTAGTCCGACGCTCGGGGAGGCGATCAGTTTCGCGCTGCGCTACCTCGATCTCAGCTTCACTTTCTGCATCCCGGTGGCCGAATGGGGCGAGAGCGAGTTCGTCGCGGTGGTGCACGACGAGTCGGTGCCGACGGATGTGCGCCAGTTCCTGGTCGAACGCGACGTCACCGCGATGCACCGGGTGATGAGCGATCTGCTCGGCACGCGCCTGCCCTTGACCAGGGCCGAATTCCGTTTCCCAGAACCCGCTTACGCCGATCGGATCGCGGAGGTCACTCTCGTGCCGCCGGATTTCGGCAGGCCGCGCAACCTGTTCGCCATCGAGCCCATGCTGTTGGAGAAACCGCTGCCGCAGGCCAACGAGCACACCTGGGCGATGTGCCTGGCGCAGTGCCGGGAGCTGGTGCACCGCCGCAGAGCCCGCACCGGCATCGCGGCGGAGGTGCGCGAACGTCTGGTGCCGCGGGGCGGCGCGGACGGATTCGCCGCCCCGCCCGGCATCGACGCTGTGGCGAACGATCTCAACATGAGCACTCGCACGCTAAGGCGGCACCTCGATGCCGCGGGGACCAGCTATCGCGCGTTGCTGGACGAAGTGCGGCGCGCTTTGGCGGAGGAAATGCTCACCGCGACACCGCTATCGGTGAGCGACGTCGCGATCCGTCTCGGCTATGCCGAAGCCTCGACCTTCATCTTCGCGTTCAAGCGGTGGACCGGTAACACCCCGGCGGCCTACCGGCGCGAACGCGCCGTCCGGCGTTAG